From the genome of Nakamurella flavida, one region includes:
- a CDS encoding malic enzyme-like NAD(P)-binding protein: protein MAVPGPGYSITMRVAAPPSASAAGDLTTAVGQAGGVITAFDVVESAAGLMVVDLSANALSESHAEAITAAVNAMPGVTVRKVSDRTFLVHLGGKIEVTSKVPLRNRDDLSRAYTPGVARVCQAIAENPEDARRLTIKRNTVAVVTDGSAVLGLGNIGPAAALPVMEGKAALFKKFAGVDAWPVCLDTQDTEEIIRTVQLLAPVYGGINLEDIAAPRCFEIERRLRELLDIPVFHDDQHGTAIVVVAALRNALRVVGKDITDCRIVVSGVGAAGNAIINLLLLQQPGEIVACDIAGVVYDGRPGMDPNLAAVAARTNRAGLQGTVHDAIVGADVFIGVSAPNVINGADVAAMAKGAVVFALANPDPEIDPLEAQQYAAVVATGRSDFPNQINNVLAFPGVFRGLLDAQARHITDEMLVAAAHAISDVVAPDQLNASYIVPSVFDEKVATAVARAIVQASGMGRTGGGAKESAALSSAVS from the coding sequence ATGGCGGTGCCGGGTCCGGGTTACTCGATCACGATGCGCGTGGCCGCACCGCCGTCCGCCTCCGCCGCCGGCGATCTCACCACCGCGGTCGGTCAGGCCGGCGGGGTGATCACCGCGTTCGACGTCGTCGAGTCCGCGGCGGGCCTGATGGTCGTCGACCTCTCGGCCAACGCGCTGTCGGAGTCGCACGCCGAGGCCATCACCGCGGCGGTCAACGCGATGCCCGGCGTCACCGTCCGCAAGGTGTCCGATCGGACGTTCCTGGTCCACCTGGGCGGCAAGATCGAGGTGACCAGCAAGGTCCCGCTGCGCAACCGCGACGACCTCTCCCGTGCGTACACCCCGGGTGTGGCGCGGGTCTGCCAGGCCATCGCCGAGAACCCCGAGGACGCCCGCCGCCTCACCATCAAGCGCAACACCGTCGCCGTGGTCACCGACGGCAGTGCAGTGTTGGGTCTGGGCAACATCGGCCCCGCCGCCGCCCTGCCCGTCATGGAGGGCAAGGCCGCGCTGTTCAAGAAGTTCGCCGGCGTCGACGCCTGGCCGGTGTGCCTGGACACCCAGGACACCGAGGAGATCATCCGCACCGTCCAGCTGCTGGCCCCGGTCTACGGCGGCATCAACCTCGAGGACATCGCCGCCCCGCGCTGCTTCGAGATCGAGCGCCGGCTGCGCGAGCTGCTGGACATCCCCGTGTTCCACGACGACCAGCACGGCACGGCCATCGTAGTGGTCGCCGCCCTGCGCAACGCGCTGCGCGTGGTCGGCAAGGACATCACCGACTGCCGGATCGTCGTCTCCGGGGTGGGTGCCGCCGGCAACGCGATCATCAACCTGCTGCTGCTGCAGCAGCCCGGCGAGATCGTCGCCTGCGACATCGCCGGCGTGGTGTACGACGGCCGCCCCGGCATGGATCCGAACCTCGCGGCGGTGGCCGCCCGCACCAACCGGGCCGGCCTGCAGGGCACCGTGCACGACGCCATCGTGGGGGCCGACGTGTTCATCGGGGTGTCCGCGCCGAACGTGATCAACGGTGCCGACGTCGCGGCGATGGCCAAGGGGGCCGTGGTGTTCGCGCTGGCCAACCCGGACCCGGAGATCGATCCGCTGGAGGCCCAGCAGTACGCCGCGGTCGTGGCCACCGGGCGGTCGGACTTCCCGAACCAGATCAACAACGTGCTCGCCTTCCCGGGCGTCTTCCGTGGGCTGCTGGACGCGCAGGCCCGGCACATCACCGACGAGATGCTGGTCGCCGCGGCGCACGCCATCTCCGACGTGGTCGCGCCCGACCAGCTGAACGCGTCCTACATCGTGCCCAGCGTGTTCGACGAGAAGGTCGCCACCGCGGTGGCCCGCGCCATCGTGCAGGCCTCCGGCATGGGGCGCACCGGTGGTGGGGCGAAGGAGTCCGCGGCGCTGTCCTCGGCGGTGAGCTGA
- a CDS encoding carbohydrate ABC transporter permease has product MTLIDRPTSAVPPPAPARQNRRSGEQGRAAAWFMAPNLLLIVVFLLVPLGLAFWIATQRYESLGDPVNIGMSNFVGLTTDPVFWESLRNTVVFTVATVPTGMALGLGIAILLNSVMPARAFFRSVIFLPLVISGVSVGMLGAWIFDQYDGFVNNVLAAFGVSGPSWQSNPGWAMTAVVLVTLWIRVGFDMIIYLAGLQAIDPQLYEAAQLDGAGAWKRFTAITWPMLRSSTFFLVVMNLIYSFQVFDTVFAMTSGGPNNATTMIVTYAYKVGFDEHGPGQLGYAAAVGVVIFAITMVFTLVLWRRNSAAED; this is encoded by the coding sequence GTGACGCTGATCGACCGCCCGACCTCGGCGGTCCCGCCGCCGGCGCCGGCGAGGCAGAACCGCCGGTCCGGGGAGCAGGGCCGGGCCGCGGCCTGGTTCATGGCCCCGAACCTGCTGCTCATCGTGGTCTTCCTGCTCGTGCCGCTGGGTCTGGCCTTCTGGATCGCCACCCAGCGGTACGAGTCGCTGGGCGACCCGGTCAACATCGGCATGTCCAACTTCGTCGGGTTGACCACGGACCCGGTGTTCTGGGAGTCGCTGCGCAACACCGTGGTGTTCACCGTGGCCACGGTGCCGACGGGCATGGCCCTCGGGCTCGGGATCGCCATCCTGCTGAACTCGGTGATGCCGGCCCGGGCGTTCTTCCGCTCGGTGATCTTCCTGCCGCTGGTCATCTCCGGGGTGTCCGTCGGCATGCTCGGCGCCTGGATCTTTGACCAGTACGACGGTTTCGTGAACAACGTGCTCGCCGCGTTCGGGGTGAGCGGTCCGTCGTGGCAGTCGAACCCGGGCTGGGCGATGACCGCGGTCGTGCTGGTCACGCTGTGGATCCGGGTCGGCTTCGACATGATCATCTATCTGGCCGGTCTGCAGGCCATCGACCCGCAGCTCTACGAGGCGGCCCAGCTCGACGGGGCCGGCGCGTGGAAGCGGTTCACCGCCATCACCTGGCCGATGCTGCGCTCGTCCACGTTCTTCCTGGTCGTGATGAACCTGATCTACTCGTTCCAGGTGTTCGACACCGTCTTCGCGATGACCAGCGGCGGACCGAACAACGCGACGACCATGATCGTGACCTACGCCTACAAGGTCGGTTTCGACGAGCACGGACCCGGCCAGCTCGGCTATGCCGCCGCCGTCGGGGTCGTCATCTTCGCGATCACCATGGTGTTCACCCTGGTGCTGTGGCGCCGCAACTCCGCCGCGGAGGACTGA
- a CDS encoding carbohydrate ABC transporter permease produces MTASSVSLPAAAAAAPVPEATHRPRGSTHGTFWWIRLVLAVVISAVMLFPFYWMLQTAFSTRDALYAPGLHLFPTELTLENFSEPFRRYPVGTWFRNSLMIAVVTTAITVVVNLLAGFAFAKLRFRGRSALFLVLLSTMMIPVQAIMVPQFRLIAQAGLYGNVWAVILPTAAAAFGIFLARQFFLAIPDELLEAARVDGAGRWRTFVSIVLPLSKPLIATLILLSFMNVWNDFAWPLIVFFGNEQSFTLPIGLVTDFRGQYSANYGAIMALSLVMVAPMVILFVLFQRYFVQGLARTGIR; encoded by the coding sequence ATGACCGCCTCGTCCGTCTCGCTACCGGCCGCCGCGGCGGCGGCTCCCGTTCCCGAGGCCACCCATCGCCCGCGGGGATCGACCCACGGGACGTTCTGGTGGATCCGGCTGGTGCTGGCCGTCGTCATCAGTGCGGTGATGCTGTTCCCGTTCTACTGGATGCTGCAGACCGCGTTCTCCACCCGGGACGCGCTCTACGCGCCCGGGCTGCACCTGTTCCCGACGGAACTGACGCTGGAGAACTTCTCCGAGCCGTTCCGCCGGTATCCGGTCGGCACCTGGTTCCGCAATTCGCTGATGATCGCGGTGGTGACGACGGCGATCACCGTCGTGGTCAACCTGCTCGCCGGGTTCGCCTTCGCGAAACTGCGCTTCCGCGGGCGCTCGGCGCTGTTCCTGGTCCTGCTGTCCACGATGATGATCCCCGTCCAGGCGATCATGGTTCCGCAGTTCCGGTTGATCGCGCAGGCCGGTCTGTACGGCAACGTGTGGGCGGTCATCCTGCCCACCGCGGCCGCGGCGTTCGGGATATTCCTGGCCCGGCAGTTCTTCCTGGCCATCCCGGACGAGCTGCTCGAGGCGGCCCGGGTGGACGGGGCCGGCCGCTGGCGCACGTTCGTCTCCATCGTTCTGCCATTGAGCAAGCCGCTGATCGCCACGCTGATCCTGCTGTCGTTCATGAACGTCTGGAACGACTTCGCGTGGCCGCTCATCGTGTTCTTCGGCAACGAGCAGTCGTTCACCCTGCCCATCGGTCTGGTCACCGACTTCCGCGGCCAGTACTCGGCGAACTACGGCGCGATCATGGCGCTGTCGCTGGTGATGGTGGCGCCGATGGTCATCCTGTTCGTGCTGTTCCAGCGGTACTTCGTGCAGGGCCTGGCCCGCACCGGGATCCGCTGA
- a CDS encoding nucleotidyltransferase family protein, translating into MSAPVAGLLLAAGSGRRFGGPKALARDGADGEPWVLRALRSLAGCDEVLVVLGAAAVQVRAVLPAGVRSVVNPDHASGMGGSLRVGLAALGSEVQAALVQLVDLPDVTAAVVDRVLAQGGAGPAVLVRAAYRGTPGHPVLLGRDHWAGVVELATGDRGAGPYLARHPARLVECGDLAGGADVDRPG; encoded by the coding sequence GTGTCCGCTCCGGTGGCCGGCCTGCTGCTGGCCGCCGGATCGGGGCGGCGGTTCGGGGGGCCCAAGGCGCTGGCTCGGGACGGCGCCGACGGCGAGCCCTGGGTCCTGCGGGCGCTGCGCAGCCTGGCCGGCTGCGACGAGGTGCTGGTCGTGCTGGGTGCGGCGGCCGTGCAGGTCCGGGCGGTGCTGCCCGCCGGGGTGCGCTCGGTGGTCAATCCCGATCACGCCTCCGGCATGGGCGGCAGTCTGCGCGTCGGCCTGGCGGCACTCGGCTCCGAGGTGCAGGCCGCGCTGGTCCAACTCGTCGATCTGCCCGACGTCACCGCGGCAGTGGTCGACCGGGTGCTCGCCCAGGGTGGGGCGGGTCCGGCCGTGCTGGTCCGGGCCGCCTACCGGGGCACCCCCGGCCATCCCGTCCTGCTGGGCCGGGACCACTGGGCCGGGGTGGTCGAGCTGGCCACCGGTGATCGCGGCGCCGGCCCGTACCTGGCGCGGCATCCCGCCCGACTCGTCGAGTGCGGCGACCTGGCCGGCGGGGCGGACGTCGACCGCCCGGGCTGA